From the genome of Rhodospirillaceae bacterium:
GACCAAGCCGCTCCGTGCCAACGCGGTTAGCTCTGCCCGTTCCGTCGTGTTCAAAAATCTCGCGCGAATCATGCCGACAACAAGAATCCTTTCGAATGAGTCTTGCAAGAACTTTTCGCTTTCTCAATGAGTCGGAGTATATATAAACAATTTCAGGTATACCTTTCCACACCGAACGACCACGTTTTACAGAGGATAAATAATAATGGATTCTAAACCATGTATTCATTGGCTTGGTGCCGGTCTGTCATCCGGACCCGGTATCGCCGCCCTTGCCCGTCGCCGCGGCAATGTCGTTCTGTGGAACCGGACTGTGGAAAAGGCGCAGGCGCTGGTTAAAACCATCGGCTCCAGTGAAGGGCTCAGCGTCGAGGCCCTGGACTTTGATCGATTGGCTGAAATCGTCCAGCCGGGGGATGTCGTCATCTCCATGCTGCCCGGCGCTTTTCATACCCAGGTCGCGCAATTAAGTCTGCAAGCCGACGCCCATATGGTTACCACCAGTTACCTGAGCCCGGAAATGCAGGCTCTGGATGTAGAGGCTAAAGCCAAAGGACTTGTCGTCCTCAACGAAGTTGGCGTCGACCCCGGCATTGATCATTTGTTTGCACAAATTCTGGTTGATGAGGCAAGGCGGGCCGGCATGTTGGGCGACGGCCACAGTGTCTCGTTCGAATCCCATTGCGGCGGCGTTCCCGCTGTCGCCAACGATTTCCGTTACAAATTCAGTTGGGCCCCATTGGGGGTTGTGACGGCCCTGGGCAACCAGTCTCGTTCAATAAGGAACGGGCAGGAATTCACAGTTGAGAAAGCCTGGACCAGCGTCGAAGAAATAAATGTCCTGGGAGAAACATTCGAGGTTTATCCAAACCGCGACAGCATTGGCTACATTGAAGAATACGGGCTGGCGGACGTCGCCGATTTACAGCTTTTCGTTCGCGGCACCCTGCGATTACCCGGCTGGAAAGCTGCTTGGGCCGATATTTTCAAAACGGTGGAAACCGGAAGCAGTGATGACCTTAAGGCCTTAAGCGAACAGCTTTGGAGCGAATACGCCTACGGGCCTGACGAGAAAGACCGGGTCATCCTGTACGTTTCGCTGACCAGTCAAACCGCCGATGGTGAGTCCTGGAAAGCGTCACTCAGCCTGGATGAAACTGGATCCGGTTGGCAAACCGCAATGGCCCGAACAGTGTCGCTGACCGCACAAGTGGCCATTGGCGCTGTGCTGGATGGCCGCTTGCAACCAGGCGTCCAGGCGGCCACCCGCGACCCGGCAGAAGCGAAACGATGGCTTGGTCTTTTAAGTGAAGACGGTATCTCATTCCACGCCGAGAATGTTACGCTATGAGCGAACGTATTCTGATTATCGATTTCGGCTCCCAGGTGACCCAGTTGATCGCCAGACGGGTCCGCGAATCCGGTGTTTATTCCGAGGTTCATCCCTTTAACAACGTCACCGTCGAGACCATCAAGGCTTTTGACCCCAAAGGGATCATCCTGTCAGGCGGCCCTGCTTCGCTAACCAGCATCGACACACCACGCGCCCCTGATGGCCTGTTCGATATGGGTCTGCCTGTTCTGGGTATTTGTTATGGTCAAATGGCCATGGCAGAAGCACTGGGCGGCGAGGTTGTGTCTTCGGACCACCGGGAATTTGGTCGCGCTTTCGTGGACGTAACGGACGATTGCGAACTATTCCACGGCGTCTGGGATGTTGGTTCCACAGAACAGGTGTGGATGAGCCACGGCGACCGTATTGACGCGCCGCCTCCGGGCTTTCGCACCGTTGCCACATCTGACGGGGCGCCGTTTGCCACCATTGCCGATGACGAGAGGCGCTTTTATGGCCTGATGTATCACCCCGAAGTCGTCCACACCCCGCACGGCGCAAAACTGCTTGAAAACTTCACCCACCGGATTTGCAGGTGCGCCGGGGATTGGTCCATGGCCGGGTTCAAGGAACAGGAAATTGCCAAGGTTCGGGCGCAAGTGGGCGACGGCAAAGTGATCTGCGGGCTTTCAGGTGGTGTCGATTCATCAGTTGTCGCGGTGCTTCTGCACGAAGCCATCGGCGATCAATTGCAGTGTGTCTTTGTCGATACCGGCTTTATGCGCAAAGGCGAAGCCGAAGAAGTCGTCAATATGTTCCGCGAGCATTACAATATTCCGCTGGTTCATCGTGACGCCTCCGAACTGTTTATCAGTAAGCTGGAGGGCGAGCCGGACCCGGAAAAGAAGCGCAAGATTATCGGCGCAACCTTTATTGACGTTTTTGAAGAGGAAGCGGACAAGATTGGCGGCGCCGACTTCCTGGCCCAGGGAACCTTGTACCCGGATGTCATCGAATCCGTGTCCTTCACCGGCGGACCATCGGTGACCATTAAATCACACCACAACGTCGGCGGCTTGCCCGAACGGATGAACATGGATCTGGTCGAACCGTTGCGGGAACTGTTCAAGGACGAGGTCCGAAAGCTCGGTCGCGAACTCGGCCTGCCCGAAAACTTTGTCGGCCGCCATCCATTCCCCGGGCCGGGCCTTGCCATTCGCCTGCCCGGCGGGGTAACCCGCGAGAAACTAGAAATCCTGCGCAATGCGGACGCCGTCTACCTTGATGCGATTCGCAACGCCGGCCTGTATGACGCCATCTGGCAGGCCTTCGCCGTGCTGTTGCCGGTCCAGACAGTCGGCGTCATGGGCGACGCCCGCACCTACGACTATGTGTGCGCCATCCGCGCCGTCACCTCAACCGACGGCATGACCGCCGATTTTTATCATTTTGATATGGAATTCCTGGCCCAGATGTCCAACCGCATCATCAACGAGGTCAAGGGCATCAACCGGGTCACCTACGACATTACATCGAAGCCACCCGGCACCATTGAGTGGGAATAGGTTTCGGCGTCTTCTGATGCCTAATAAAAGTTACAGTATCGTGCTCACAATAAGTTGAGGCGCCGTCTTGTCATCTTCACGTAAGGAGAGGATGGTGGTATGGTATTCGTGTTTTTCCAATCCAAGAGAATCGATACCGGGGATACTCATGTCTTCACGCCTTATCATTCTTTTTTCGTCCATTTTGATGCTTCCCCTTCTGACCTCACAAGCGGAGGCCGAATGTCCCGGTTATCCCCAGGTATCGTGGTGGGGTTCATTGAGCCATGAAGGTGTCAGAGGTTATGTCAACCAGAAACATGGCGGTGACTGGGCTGGCTATCTGGATAAATGGAGCCGCCAGCTTGCGACTGTCAGAACCATATACGGTCAGGGAAAGGGCATAAAAATTCCCAGCACCGGCGTTACCATCAAGGGTATGCAACTTTCAGATTACATCGGCAAGCTGGCCCAACGGGTTGATATCAATCGCTGCCTGTCAAAAGAAACCGGGGTTGAAATAAAATCAAAGTCAACAAAATCTGCAGATAAAAAATTAAAAGTTACCCCATTCGGTCAAGGCGTTAACGCCTACAGGGCGGGTGATTTCAAAACCGCCCGTGATATCTGGCTGCCGCTTGCCATTGAAGGCAATGAGAAAGCCCAAAATGCCCTTGGCCACCTGTACCGCAAGGGACTTGGCGTAGAAGTCGACCTTGCGGTATCTCGCAACTGGTATAGCAAATCCGCCGCCCAGAATGATCCCGTCGGCCTGTACAGCTTTGGTGATCTTTCCAGGAGAGAAGCCAAGACAAAAGCTGAAATGGCAAAAGCCCTTGGCCTGATTGAACAATCGGCCAATTTAAATTACGCCGGTGCGCAATACGCCATGGCGCAAATTTATCATCAGGGCAAAGAGGTTCCCGCCGATGATGGCGAAGCCTATTTCTGGAATTTGCTGGCGCAGGGCAACAAGTACAAGAAAGCGCCGGCCCTGATGGAAATTCTTGATAAATCCGTTTCGGATATCGACAAGGACATCCAGTCCGAGCGGGCCAGGGAATGGTTGGCAAATCTTAAAGAGTAGGGCTCACTCTTTGCCGGACTTTTCACGGCCTCTTTTTTCAATCGCCCTGATAATCAACCACAAGACCGCCATGATGGTGAAGGCCACGGTGCCAATTTTCAAATAGGCAAGGAGAAGCCCCTGTCCTACAGACATCGTTTTTCAGGATTTTTGAAGGTCAATGAACGCTGGTACCTTCGGGAACCTCATCAGATAACAGCTCTTCGACAGCGCGGGTAACCTTAAGCCAGATAAAGCGGCCTTCCTGATCACCTTCGTTAGCCAGTTGATCGGCCTTGATGGCGGCTCCGTTCAAAGCCATTTCACCGTACTGATCCACAAGAAGGCTGGCGCAGCGCCAAATTTCACTATTGGATTTCATGGTCATGCTTTCTACAGGCGTTTCACAATTTTTGTAATACTGACGCCCAGGCGGTCTTCGATAACAATAACTTCGCCCTTGGCAATGATGTTTTCTTCGGCAACCAGTTCAATTTCTTCGCCGACAAGACGCTCCAATTCGACAACCGCGCCACGACCAAGTTTGAGGATCTGGCTAATCGGCATTAAAGCCGTTCCAAGAACAGCCGTCACATCAACCGAAATTCCGTAAACGGCGCCGACAGTTTCCACGTCGTCGTCGGCCGTGCCGTCAGACATATCGGCCATTGCGGCGGCCATATCCATTTCGTCTTCTTCAGCCATTTATCGAATCCATGTAATATCCTAGCCACTCAATCAACTAAGCGTCCAATATTTCCTTAGTGCAGATGTGCACGTTCGGGCGGCGATCCTTCCAACATTCCATCAACAAGCATAATCAGGCGCTTCCACGTTCTGTAACCTTTCATATCGCCGCTACTTAATTTTCCTTCGGCCTGTAAAGAGGCAACCATAACCGCGTCTTTGCCATGTCGGCGTAACAGTGTATCAGCCATTTCATAGACTTCGGCATTAGAAAGTTCTTCGCCGGCATTTCGCTCATCCATTTTTGAAAAAATCTTCCCCCTAAGCCGCTTCGCCATTTTGAATGGGAGTACACTTGTACCAGCGTTCTTCCTCATACCAGGCGGCGTCATCAGCACTTTTTTTCTGGTCGTGCAAAGCTAAAACCCTGTCCCCGACCTTACTGTCGACAACGGCCCAGGATTTAATTTTCTCGACATATTTGACTTGATACCGCATGACGATTAAACCTTAAAAAATGGAACCCTATTTTCTACTTTGAAGGCTAACAAAGCTTTCTCAACAAATCGTAAACGGCATTTGTTTCAGGCCGGATTTGTCAGCCGAGCGTTAAATGACTATGATATTTCCCTTCGGCGCAAAAATTTGGCGCCATATCAGGCAGTGAGAAGTCATTTGTATGTAAGCGTACGTGATAATAACGTCGATCAGGCATTGAAGGCGTTGAAGAAAAAAATGCAGCGTGAGGGTATCTGGCGCGAAATGAAGCGCCGTCGTTCCTATGAAAAACCTTCTGAGGTCAGGGCAAGAAAAAAGGCCGAAGCGGTCAGCCGCGCCCGCAAACTTGAACGCAAGCGCCTTCAGGTTGAAGGTTTCTGAGCCAACCGCAGTAGCGGTCAGCCGAACCAATCCCTATATAGAACAGACCTGCGGCCTGGGGCCGTGGGATTGACCGTTTTGATGAGTGACCATGCGCAGACCTGACAACAATCCCGACCGGGGGGAAGCCTCCGGCGATTTCGACACCATCCGTTCCCTGCTGCCCTATTTGTGGCCAAGGGATGCATTTGCTTTGCGTGTTCGTGTTATCGTCTCGTTGATCCTGCTGGCGCTTGCAAAAGTCACCACAGTCGCCGTCCCGGTGATCCTGAAATACGCCGTTGATGCCTTAACCGCCCCGGTGCCCGGTAAAGACATCAGTACCGAAACGATCATCATTGCCGTCCCTGTTGGCCTGCTCATCGCTTACGGTGTGGCGCGGGTGTTATCGCTGGCCTTTAAAGAATTGCAAGGTGCGGTTTTTGCCAAAGTTGCCGAGCGCGCCATCCGTAAAGCCGGTGTCAAAACTTTCCGCCATATTCATGATCTGGCTTTGCGCTTTCATCTTGATCGTCGTACCGGTGGACTAAGCAGGGCTATCGAGCGCGGCACCAAAGGTATCGAGTACGTGCTGCGTATGATGCTGTTCAACATCGTGCCGACCATGGTCGAAATCCTGATGGTTCTGGGCTTGCTGTGGGGCCTGTTTGATCAGTGGTTCGCCTTCGTCACCGCCGCCACCATTGCCGGTTATGTGGTTTGGACGCTGATCATCACCGAATGGCGGATCAAATTCCGCCGGACCATGAATGATTCGGACTCCGAAGCCCACACCAAGGCCATCGACAGCCTGATCAACTATGAGACCGTTAAATACTTCGGCAACGAGGAACATGAAGCCCACCGTTTTGATCAGGCCATGGAATCCTACGAAAGTGCTGCGGTGACAGCAAAAACGACGCTGTCCATACTAAACACCGGACAGGGCGCCATCATTGCCACTGGCGCCACCATCATTATGATTATGGCCGGTCACGGCGTAACGGACGGAACCATGACGGTTGGCGATTTCGTTCTCGTCAACACCTACCTGTTGCAGTTGTACATACCTTTAAGTTTCCTTGGCTCGAGCTACCGCGAGATCAAACATTCCCTGATCGATATGGAACAGATGTTCGCGTTGCTGGATGAAGCGGCAGAAGTCACCGACCCACCGGGGGCTCCTGCCTTGTCGATCAAGGGTGCGGAAGTGGAATTCCGCGATGTCTCGTTCTCCTACACCCCGGAAAGGCCGATCCTGAAGAATGTCTCGTTCACAGTTCCAGCCGGGAAAAGCGTTGCCATCGTCGGCCCCAGCGGGGCCGGAAAATCCACCATATCGCGGTTGTTGTTCCGCTTTTATGACGCCAGCGAAGGGGCTGTGCTGATTGACGGACAGGATACCCGCACCGTTACCCAGGCCAGCTGGCGCGCCGCTATCGGTATCGTGCCGCAGGATACGGTGCTGTTTAATGACACCATCTATTACAACATCGCTTACGGTCGCCCCGGTGCAAGCCGTGAAGAGATCGAGGAAGCGGCGAAACTGGCCGCCATCCACGACTTTATCAGCGCCCTTCCCGAAGGCTACCAGACCGCCGTCGGCGAGCGCGGGCTAAAGTTATCAGGCGGTGAGAAACAGCGCGTCGCCATCGCCCGGACCATTCTCAAACGTCCGGGCATCTTCCTGTTTGACGAGGCGACCTCGTCTTTGGACTCGCACACGGAAAAAGAAATTCAAGAGTCCCTGAAACAGGTTTCAAGCGGTCGCACCACCCTGATGATCGCCCACCGGCTGTCGACCGTCATCGACGTCGATGAAATCATCGTTCTGGAAGCGGGGCGGATCAGTGAACGTGGCAACCACGCCCAACTTTTGGCCAAGAACGGCCAATATGCCAGCATGTGGGCGCGTCAGCAGGAAACCGAGCACGCCCGCGAAGTGCTTGAACACGCGGATGAAGATAAAGAAACCGCTGAGGTCGCGGCGCAATAATCAGGCGGCATCGTCGCGCATGATCCAACCACCGCCCAACACCCGCTCCCCATCATAGAAAACACAGGCCTGACCCGGCGCTACAGCGCCCTGGGGATCATCCAGGGTCACTTCTGCCCTGCCCGCCCCAGCCGTTCGCACCGTGGCGGCAAGGGGTGGCTGGGTTGAACGCAATTTGACCCGA
Proteins encoded in this window:
- a CDS encoding 30S ribosomal protein S21, encoding MYVSVRDNNVDQALKALKKKMQREGIWREMKRRRSYEKPSEVRARKKAEAVSRARKLERKRLQVEGF
- a CDS encoding sel1 repeat family protein gives rise to the protein MSSRLIILFSSILMLPLLTSQAEAECPGYPQVSWWGSLSHEGVRGYVNQKHGGDWAGYLDKWSRQLATVRTIYGQGKGIKIPSTGVTIKGMQLSDYIGKLAQRVDINRCLSKETGVEIKSKSTKSADKKLKVTPFGQGVNAYRAGDFKTARDIWLPLAIEGNEKAQNALGHLYRKGLGVEVDLAVSRNWYSKSAAQNDPVGLYSFGDLSRREAKTKAEMAKALGLIEQSANLNYAGAQYAMAQIYHQGKEVPADDGEAYFWNLLAQGNKYKKAPALMEILDKSVSDIDKDIQSERAREWLANLKE
- a CDS encoding flagellar motor switch protein FliN gives rise to the protein MDMAAAMADMSDGTADDDVETVGAVYGISVDVTAVLGTALMPISQILKLGRGAVVELERLVGEEIELVAEENIIAKGEVIVIEDRLGVSITKIVKRL
- the guaA gene encoding glutamine-hydrolyzing GMP synthase, translated to MSERILIIDFGSQVTQLIARRVRESGVYSEVHPFNNVTVETIKAFDPKGIILSGGPASLTSIDTPRAPDGLFDMGLPVLGICYGQMAMAEALGGEVVSSDHREFGRAFVDVTDDCELFHGVWDVGSTEQVWMSHGDRIDAPPPGFRTVATSDGAPFATIADDERRFYGLMYHPEVVHTPHGAKLLENFTHRICRCAGDWSMAGFKEQEIAKVRAQVGDGKVICGLSGGVDSSVVAVLLHEAIGDQLQCVFVDTGFMRKGEAEEVVNMFREHYNIPLVHRDASELFISKLEGEPDPEKKRKIIGATFIDVFEEEADKIGGADFLAQGTLYPDVIESVSFTGGPSVTIKSHHNVGGLPERMNMDLVEPLRELFKDEVRKLGRELGLPENFVGRHPFPGPGLAIRLPGGVTREKLEILRNADAVYLDAIRNAGLYDAIWQAFAVLLPVQTVGVMGDARTYDYVCAIRAVTSTDGMTADFYHFDMEFLAQMSNRIINEVKGINRVTYDITSKPPGTIEWE
- a CDS encoding saccharopine dehydrogenase; the encoded protein is MDSKPCIHWLGAGLSSGPGIAALARRRGNVVLWNRTVEKAQALVKTIGSSEGLSVEALDFDRLAEIVQPGDVVISMLPGAFHTQVAQLSLQADAHMVTTSYLSPEMQALDVEAKAKGLVVLNEVGVDPGIDHLFAQILVDEARRAGMLGDGHSVSFESHCGGVPAVANDFRYKFSWAPLGVVTALGNQSRSIRNGQEFTVEKAWTSVEEINVLGETFEVYPNRDSIGYIEEYGLADVADLQLFVRGTLRLPGWKAAWADIFKTVETGSSDDLKALSEQLWSEYAYGPDEKDRVILYVSLTSQTADGESWKASLSLDETGSGWQTAMARTVSLTAQVAIGAVLDGRLQPGVQAATRDPAEAKRWLGLLSEDGISFHAENVTL
- a CDS encoding ABC transporter ATP-binding protein/permease is translated as MRRPDNNPDRGEASGDFDTIRSLLPYLWPRDAFALRVRVIVSLILLALAKVTTVAVPVILKYAVDALTAPVPGKDISTETIIIAVPVGLLIAYGVARVLSLAFKELQGAVFAKVAERAIRKAGVKTFRHIHDLALRFHLDRRTGGLSRAIERGTKGIEYVLRMMLFNIVPTMVEILMVLGLLWGLFDQWFAFVTAATIAGYVVWTLIITEWRIKFRRTMNDSDSEAHTKAIDSLINYETVKYFGNEEHEAHRFDQAMESYESAAVTAKTTLSILNTGQGAIIATGATIIMIMAGHGVTDGTMTVGDFVLVNTYLLQLYIPLSFLGSSYREIKHSLIDMEQMFALLDEAAEVTDPPGAPALSIKGAEVEFRDVSFSYTPERPILKNVSFTVPAGKSVAIVGPSGAGKSTISRLLFRFYDASEGAVLIDGQDTRTVTQASWRAAIGIVPQDTVLFNDTIYYNIAYGRPGASREEIEEAAKLAAIHDFISALPEGYQTAVGERGLKLSGGEKQRVAIARTILKRPGIFLFDEATSSLDSHTEKEIQESLKQVSSGRTTLMIAHRLSTVIDVDEIIVLEAGRISERGNHAQLLAKNGQYASMWARQQETEHAREVLEHADEDKETAEVAAQ